The following are from one region of the Escherichia sp. E4742 genome:
- the purH gene encoding bifunctional phosphoribosylaminoimidazolecarboxamide formyltransferase/IMP cyclohydrolase: protein MQQRRPVRRALLSVSDKAGIVEFAQALSARGVELLSTGGTARLLAEKGLPVTEVSDYTGFPEMMDGRVKTLHPKVHGGILGRRGQDDAIMEEHQIQPIDMVVVNLYPFAQTVAREGCSLEDAVENIDIGGPTMVRSAAKNHKDVAIVVKSSDYDAIINEMDANEGSLTLATRFDLAIKAFEHTAAYDSMIANYFGSMVPAYHGESKEAAGRFPRTLNLNFIKKQDMRYGENSHQQAAFYIEENVKEASVATATQVQGKALSYNNIADTDAALECVKEFAEPACVIVKHANPCGVAIGNSLLDAYDRAYKTDPTSAFGGIIAFNRELDAETAQAIISRQFVEVIIAPSASEEALKITAAKQNVRVLTCGQWGERIPGLDFKRVNGGLLVQDRDLGMVGAEELRVVTKRQPTEQELRDALFCWKVAKFVKSNAIVYAKNNMTIGIGAGQMSRVYSAKIAGIKAADEGLEVKGSSMASDAFFPFRDGIDAAAAAGVTCVIQPGGSIRDDEVIAAADEHGIAMLFTDMRHFRH from the coding sequence ATGCAACAACGTCGTCCAGTCCGCCGCGCTCTGCTCAGTGTTTCTGACAAAGCCGGTATCGTCGAATTCGCCCAGGCACTTTCCGCACGTGGTGTGGAGCTGCTATCTACAGGAGGCACTGCCCGTCTGTTAGCAGAAAAAGGTCTGCCGGTGACCGAAGTTTCCGATTACACCGGTTTCCCGGAGATGATGGATGGACGTGTGAAGACTCTGCATCCGAAAGTACATGGTGGCATTCTGGGCCGTCGCGGCCAGGACGATGCCATTATGGAAGAACATCAGATCCAGCCTATCGATATGGTGGTTGTTAACCTGTATCCATTCGCCCAGACCGTTGCTCGTGAAGGCTGCTCGCTGGAAGATGCGGTTGAGAACATTGATATCGGTGGCCCAACGATGGTGCGCTCCGCCGCCAAGAACCATAAAGATGTCGCAATCGTCGTGAAGAGCAGCGACTACGACGCCATTATTAATGAGATGGATGCCAACGAAGGATCGCTGACGCTTGCAACCCGTTTCGACCTCGCCATCAAAGCCTTCGAGCACACCGCCGCTTACGACAGCATGATTGCCAACTACTTTGGCAGCATGGTTCCGGCTTACCACGGTGAAAGCAAAGAAGCTGCCGGTCGCTTCCCGCGCACGCTGAACCTGAACTTCATTAAGAAGCAGGATATGCGCTACGGCGAGAACAGCCACCAGCAGGCTGCCTTCTATATAGAAGAGAATGTGAAAGAAGCCTCCGTTGCCACCGCAACCCAGGTTCAGGGTAAAGCCCTCTCTTATAACAACATCGCCGATACCGATGCGGCGCTGGAGTGCGTGAAAGAGTTCGCCGAGCCGGCATGTGTGATTGTGAAGCACGCTAACCCTTGCGGCGTGGCTATCGGCAATTCCCTTCTTGATGCTTACGATCGCGCGTACAAAACCGACCCAACCTCCGCATTCGGTGGCATCATTGCCTTTAACCGCGAGCTGGATGCGGAAACCGCACAGGCCATCATTTCTCGTCAGTTTGTCGAAGTGATTATTGCGCCGTCCGCCAGCGAAGAAGCCCTGAAAATCACCGCCGCCAAGCAGAACGTACGCGTTCTGACCTGCGGTCAGTGGGGCGAACGTATTCCGGGCCTCGATTTCAAACGTGTGAACGGCGGTCTGCTGGTTCAGGATCGCGATCTGGGGATGGTCGGTGCGGAAGAACTGCGTGTCGTCACCAAACGCCAGCCGACCGAACAGGAACTGCGTGATGCGCTGTTCTGCTGGAAAGTGGCGAAGTTCGTGAAATCTAACGCCATTGTCTATGCCAAAAACAATATGACCATCGGTATTGGCGCGGGCCAGATGAGCCGCGTGTACTCCGCGAAAATCGCCGGTATTAAAGCTGCCGATGAAGGCCTGGAAGTGAAAGGTTCCTCGATGGCTTCTGACGCGTTCTTCCCGTTCCGCGACGGTATTGATGCCGCCGCCGCTGCGGGCGTGACCTGCGTAATCCAGCCTGGCGGTTCTATCCGTGATGACGAAGTGATTGCCGCCGCCGATGAACACGGTATTGCGATGCTCTTCACCGACATGCGCCACTTCCGCCATTAA
- a CDS encoding acetyltransferase, with product MVISIRRSRHEEGEELVAIWCRSVDATHEFLSAGYRAELEELVRSFLPEAPLWVAVNEQDQPVGFMLLSGQHMDALFIDPDVRGCGVGRMLVKHALSMAPVLTTNVNEQNAQAVGFYKKVGFKVTGRSEVDDLGKPYPLLNLAYVEE from the coding sequence ATGGTTATTAGTATTCGCCGCTCACGGCATGAGGAAGGGGAGGAACTCGTTGCGATTTGGTGTCGATCTGTCGATGCCACCCACGAATTTTTATCAGCAGGGTATCGGGCCGAGCTGGAAGAGCTGGTGCGTTCCTTTCTGCCGGAAGCGCCGTTGTGGGTCGCGGTTAATGAGCAAGATCAGCCGGTTGGGTTTATGTTGCTAAGTGGGCAGCATATGGATGCGCTGTTTATCGATCCTGATGTGCGCGGCTGCGGCGTGGGTCGGATGCTGGTGAAGCATGCGCTCTCGATGGCACCGGTACTGACAACTAACGTTAATGAACAAAATGCTCAGGCGGTGGGGTTCTATAAGAAGGTGGGTTTTAAGGTTACGGGACGCTCTGAGGTGGACGATTTGGGGAAACCGTATCCGTTGCTGAATCTGGCGTATGTGGAGGAATAA
- the metA gene encoding homoserine O-acetyltransferase MetA codes for MPIRVPDELPAVNFLREENVFVMTTSRASGQEIRPLKVLILNLMPKKIETENQFLRLLSNSPLQVDIQLLRIDSRESRNTPAEHLNNFYCNFEDIQEQNFDGLIVTGAPLGLVEFNDVAYWPQIKQVLEWSKDHVTSTLFVCWAVQAALNILYGIPKQTRTDKLSGVYEHHILHPHALLTRGFDDSFLAPHSRYADFPAALIRDYTDLEILAETEEGDAYLFASKDKRIAFVTGHPEYDAQTLAQEYFRDVEAGLTPDVPYNYFPHNDPQNKPRASWRSHGNLLFTNWLNYYVYQITPYDLRHMNPTLD; via the coding sequence ATGCCGATTCGTGTGCCGGACGAGCTACCCGCCGTCAATTTCTTGCGTGAAGAAAACGTCTTTGTAATGACAACTTCTCGCGCGTCTGGTCAGGAAATTCGTCCACTAAAGGTGCTTATCCTTAACCTGATGCCGAAGAAGATCGAAACTGAAAATCAGTTTTTACGCCTGCTTTCAAACTCTCCTTTGCAGGTCGATATTCAGTTGTTGCGCATCGATTCCCGCGAGTCGCGCAACACGCCCGCAGAGCATCTGAACAATTTCTACTGCAACTTTGAAGATATACAGGAACAGAACTTTGATGGTCTTATTGTAACTGGCGCGCCGCTGGGTCTGGTGGAGTTTAATGACGTCGCTTACTGGCCGCAGATCAAACAGGTGCTGGAATGGTCGAAAGATCACGTCACCTCAACACTTTTTGTCTGTTGGGCGGTTCAGGCCGCACTCAATATTCTCTACGGCATTCCTAAGCAAACCCGCACTGACAAACTCTCTGGCGTTTACGAGCACCACATTCTCCATCCTCATGCGCTTCTGACGCGTGGTTTTGATGATTCATTTCTGGCGCCACATTCGCGCTATGCAGACTTTCCGGCAGCGTTGATTCGTGATTACACCGATCTGGAGATTCTGGCAGAGACAGAGGAAGGGGACGCATATCTGTTTGCCAGCAAAGATAAGCGTATTGCCTTTGTAACGGGCCATCCCGAATATGATGCGCAAACGCTGGCGCAGGAATATTTCCGTGATGTTGAAGCCGGGCTAACCCCAGATGTGCCGTATAACTATTTCCCGCACAACGATCCGCAAAACAAACCGAGAGCGAGCTGGCGCAGCCACGGCAATTTGCTGTTTACTAACTGGCTCAACTATTACGTCTACCAGATCACGCCATACGATCTGCGTCACATGAATCCAACGCTGGATTAA
- the aceB gene encoding malate synthase A, producing MTEQATTTDELAFTRPYGEQEKQILTAQAVEFLTELVTHFTPQRNKLLAARIQQQQDIDNGMLPDFISETASIRDADWKIRGIPADLEDRRVEITGPVERKMVINALNANVKVFMADFEDSLAPDWNKVIDGQINLRDAVNGTISYTNEAGKIYQLKPNPAVLICRVRGLHLPEKHVTWRGEAIPGSLFDFALYFFHNYQALLAKGSGPYFYLPKTQSWQEAAWWSEVFSYAEDRFNLPRGTIKATLLIETLPAVFQMDEILHALRDHIVGLNCGRWDYIFSYIKTLKNYPDRVLPDRQAVTMDKPFLNAYSRLLIKTCHKRGAFAMGGMAAFIPSKDEERNNQVLNKVKADKSLEANNGHDGTWIAHPGLADTAMAVFNDILGSRKNQLDVMREQDAPITADQLLAPCDGERTEEGMRGNIRVAVQYIEAWISGNGCVPIYGLMEDAATAEISRTSIWQWIHHQKTLSNGKPVTKALFRQMLSEEMKVIASELGEERFSQGRFDDAARLMEQITTSDELIDFLTLPGYRLLA from the coding sequence ATGACTGAACAGGCAACAACAACCGATGAACTGGCTTTCACAAGGCCGTATGGCGAGCAGGAGAAGCAAATTCTTACTGCCCAAGCGGTAGAATTTCTGACTGAGCTGGTGACGCATTTTACGCCACAACGCAATAAACTTCTGGCAGCGCGCATTCAGCAGCAGCAGGATATCGATAACGGAATGTTGCCTGATTTTATTTCGGAAACAGCTTCCATTCGTGATGCTGACTGGAAAATTCGCGGAATTCCTGCGGACTTAGAAGATCGTCGCGTAGAGATTACCGGACCTGTTGAGCGCAAGATGGTGATCAACGCACTGAACGCCAATGTGAAAGTCTTTATGGCCGATTTCGAGGATTCGCTGGCTCCGGACTGGAACAAAGTGATCGATGGGCAAATTAACCTGCGCGATGCGGTTAACGGCACCATCAGTTACACCAACGAAGCAGGCAAAATCTATCAGCTCAAGCCAAATCCCGCGGTGTTGATTTGCCGGGTACGCGGTCTGCACTTGCCGGAAAAACATGTCACCTGGCGCGGCGAAGCGATTCCTGGCAGCCTGTTTGATTTTGCGCTCTATTTCTTTCACAACTACCAGGCACTGTTGGCAAAAGGCAGCGGCCCCTATTTCTATCTGCCGAAAACCCAGTCCTGGCAGGAAGCGGCCTGGTGGAGCGAAGTCTTCAGCTATGCAGAAGATCGCTTTAATCTGCCGCGCGGCACTATCAAGGCGACGTTGCTGATTGAAACGCTGCCTGCCGTGTTCCAGATGGACGAAATCCTTCACGCGCTGCGTGACCATATTGTTGGTCTGAACTGCGGTCGCTGGGATTACATCTTCAGCTATATCAAAACGTTGAAAAATTATCCCGATCGCGTCCTGCCAGACAGACAGGCAGTAACGATGGATAAACCCTTCCTGAATGCTTACTCACGCCTGTTGATTAAAACCTGCCATAAACGCGGTGCTTTTGCGATGGGCGGCATGGCGGCGTTTATTCCGAGCAAAGATGAAGAGCGCAATAACCAGGTGCTCAACAAAGTAAAAGCGGATAAATCGCTGGAAGCCAACAACGGTCACGATGGCACATGGATTGCACACCCAGGCCTTGCTGATACGGCAATGGCGGTATTCAACGATATTCTCGGCTCCCGCAAAAACCAGCTTGACGTAATGCGCGAACAAGACGCGCCGATTACTGCCGATCAACTGCTGGCACCTTGTGATGGTGAACGCACCGAAGAAGGTATGCGCGGCAACATTCGCGTGGCTGTGCAGTACATCGAAGCGTGGATCTCAGGCAACGGCTGCGTGCCGATTTATGGCCTGATGGAAGATGCGGCGACGGCTGAAATTTCCCGTACCTCGATCTGGCAGTGGATCCATCATCAAAAAACGTTGAGTAATGGCAAACCGGTAACCAAAGCCTTGTTCCGCCAGATGCTGAGCGAAGAGATGAAGGTCATTGCCAGCGAACTGGGCGAAGAACGTTTCTCCCAGGGGCGTTTTGACGACGCCGCACGTCTGATGGAACAGATCACCACTTCCGATGAGTTAATTGATTTCCTGACCCTGCCAGGCTACCGCCTGTTAGCGTAA
- the aceA gene encoding isocitrate lyase — protein MKTRTQQIEELQKEWTQPRWEGITRPYSAEDVVKLRGSVNPECTLAQLGAAKMWRLLHGESKKGYINSLGALTGGQALQQAKAGIEAVYLSGWQVAADANLAASMYPDQSLYPANSVPAVVERINNTFRRADQIQWSAGIEPGDPRYVDYFLPIVADAEAGFGGVLNAFELMKAMIEAGAAAVHFEDQLASVKKCGHMGGKVLVPTQEAIQKLVAARLAADVTGVPTLLVARTDADAADLITSDCDPYDSEFITGERTNEGFFRTHAGIEQAISRGLAYAPYADLVWCETSTPDLELARRFAEAIHAKYPGKLLAYNCSPSFNWQKNLDDKTIASFQQQLSDMGYKFQFITLAGIHSMWFNMFDLANAYAQGEGMKHYVEKVQQPEFAAAKDGYTFVSHQQEVGTGYFDKVTTIIQGGTSSVTALTGSTEESQF, from the coding sequence ATGAAAACCCGTACACAACAAATTGAAGAATTACAGAAAGAGTGGACTCAACCGCGTTGGGAAGGCATTACTCGCCCGTACAGCGCGGAAGATGTGGTGAAATTACGTGGTTCAGTCAATCCGGAATGCACGCTGGCGCAACTGGGCGCGGCGAAAATGTGGCGTCTGCTGCACGGTGAGTCGAAAAAAGGCTACATCAACAGCCTCGGTGCGCTGACTGGCGGTCAGGCGCTGCAACAGGCGAAAGCGGGCATTGAAGCAGTCTATCTGTCGGGATGGCAGGTAGCGGCGGACGCTAACCTGGCGGCCAGCATGTATCCGGATCAGTCGCTCTATCCGGCGAACTCGGTTCCTGCCGTAGTGGAGCGGATCAACAATACTTTCCGCCGAGCCGATCAGATCCAGTGGTCCGCGGGCATTGAGCCGGGCGATCCGCGCTATGTCGATTACTTCCTGCCGATCGTTGCCGATGCGGAAGCCGGTTTTGGCGGTGTCCTGAATGCCTTTGAACTGATGAAAGCGATGATTGAAGCCGGTGCAGCGGCAGTTCACTTCGAAGATCAGCTCGCATCAGTGAAAAAATGCGGTCATATGGGCGGCAAAGTGCTGGTGCCAACTCAGGAAGCTATTCAGAAACTGGTCGCGGCGCGTCTGGCAGCCGACGTGACGGGCGTTCCGACCCTGCTGGTTGCACGTACCGATGCCGATGCGGCGGATCTGATCACCTCCGATTGCGACCCGTATGATAGCGAATTTATTACCGGCGAGCGCACCAACGAAGGTTTCTTCCGTACTCATGCAGGTATTGAACAAGCGATCAGCCGCGGCCTGGCGTATGCGCCGTATGCTGACCTGGTATGGTGTGAAACCTCCACGCCAGACCTGGAACTGGCGCGTCGCTTTGCGGAAGCCATCCACGCGAAATATCCGGGTAAACTGCTGGCTTATAACTGCTCGCCGTCGTTCAACTGGCAGAAAAACCTCGACGACAAAACTATTGCCAGCTTCCAGCAGCAGCTGTCGGATATGGGTTACAAGTTCCAGTTCATCACCCTGGCAGGCATCCACAGCATGTGGTTCAACATGTTCGACCTGGCAAACGCCTATGCGCAGGGCGAGGGCATGAAGCATTACGTTGAGAAAGTGCAGCAGCCGGAATTCGCTGCCGCGAAAGATGGCTACACCTTCGTATCTCACCAGCAGGAAGTGGGTACAGGTTACTTCGATAAAGTGACGACCATTATTCAGGGCGGCACGTCTTCAGTTACCGCGCTGACCGGCTCCACCGAAGAATCGCAGTTCTAA
- the aceK gene encoding bifunctional isocitrate dehydrogenase kinase/phosphatase yields the protein MPRGLELLIAQTILQGFDAQYGRFLEVTSGAQQRFEQADWHAVQQAMKNRIHLYDHHVGLVVEQLRCITNGQSTDAAFLLRVKEHYTRLLPDYPRFEIAESFFNSVYCRLFDHRSLTPERLFIFSSQPERRFRTIPRPLAKDFYPDHGWESLLIRVISDLPLRLHWQNKSRDINYIVRHLTETLGTNNLAESHLQVANELFYRNKAAWLVGKLITPSGTLPFLLPIHQTDDGELFIDTCLTTTAEASIVFGFARSYFMVYAPLPAALVEWLREILPGKTTAELYMAIGCQKHAKTESYREYLIYLQGCNEQFIEAPGIRGMVMLVFTLPGFDRVFKVIKDKFAPQKEMSAAHVRACYQLVKEHDRVGRMADTQEFENFVLEKRHISLALMELLFQEAPEKITDLGEQIVIRHLYIERRMVPLNIWLEQVEGQQLRDAIEEYGNAIRQLAAANIFPGDMLFKNFGVTRHGRVVFYDYDEICYMTEVNFRDIPPPRYPEDELASEPWYSVSPGDVFPEEFRHWLCADPRIGPLFEEMHADLFRADYWRALQNRIREGHVEDVYAYRRRQRFSVRFV from the coding sequence ATGCCGCGTGGCCTGGAATTATTGATTGCACAAACCATTTTGCAAGGTTTCGACGCTCAGTATGGTCGATTCCTCGAAGTGACTTCCGGGGCGCAGCAGCGTTTCGAACAGGCCGACTGGCACGCTGTCCAGCAGGCGATGAAAAACCGTATCCATCTTTACGATCATCACGTTGGTCTGGTCGTGGAGCAACTGCGCTGTATTACTAACGGCCAAAGCACGGACGCGGCATTTTTACTACGTGTTAAAGAGCATTACACCCGGCTGTTGCCGGATTACCCGCGCTTCGAGATTGCGGAGAGCTTTTTTAACTCCGTGTACTGTCGGTTATTTGACCACCGCTCGCTTACTCCCGAGCGGCTTTTTATCTTTAGCTCCCAGCCAGAGCGTCGCTTTCGTACCATTCCACGCCCGCTGGCGAAAGACTTTTACCCCGATCACGGCTGGGAATCGCTACTAATACGTGTTATCAGCGATCTGCCGCTGCGCCTGCACTGGCAGAATAAAAGCCGTGATATCAACTACATCGTTCGCCATCTGACCGAAACGCTGGGGACAAACAACCTCGCGGAAAGTCATTTACAGGTGGCGAACGAACTGTTTTACCGCAATAAAGCAGCGTGGCTGGTGGGCAAACTGATCACGCCTTCCGGCACATTGCCCTTTTTGCTGCCGATCCACCAGACGGACGACGGCGAGCTGTTTATTGATACCTGCCTGACGACCACCGCCGAAGCGAGCATCGTCTTTGGCTTCGCGCGTTCCTATTTTATGGTTTACGCGCCGCTACCTGCCGCACTGGTCGAGTGGCTACGGGAAATTCTACCGGGCAAAACGACCGCAGAACTGTATATGGCTATCGGCTGCCAGAAACACGCCAAAACCGAAAGTTACCGTGAATATCTGATTTATCTGCAAGGCTGTAATGAGCAATTTATTGAAGCGCCGGGTATTCGTGGAATGGTGATGCTGGTGTTCACGCTGCCGGGCTTTGATCGGGTATTCAAAGTCATCAAAGACAAGTTCGCGCCTCAGAAAGAGATGTCTGCCGCTCACGTCCGCGCCTGCTATCAACTGGTTAAAGAACACGATCGCGTGGGCCGAATGGCGGACACCCAGGAGTTTGAAAACTTTGTGCTGGAGAAGCGGCATATTTCCCTGGCATTAATGGAATTACTGTTCCAGGAAGCGCCGGAAAAAATCACCGATCTCGGCGAACAGATTGTGATTCGCCATCTCTATATCGAACGGCGGATGGTGCCGCTCAATATCTGGCTGGAACAGGTTGAGGGCCAACAACTGCGCGACGCTATTGAGGAGTACGGCAACGCTATTCGCCAACTTGCCGCCGCCAATATTTTCCCTGGCGACATGTTATTTAAAAACTTTGGTGTCACTCGTCACGGACGCGTGGTGTTTTATGATTACGATGAAATTTGTTACATGACGGAAGTGAATTTCCGCGACATCCCACCGCCGCGCTATCCGGAGGACGAACTTGCCAGTGAGCCGTGGTACAGCGTCTCGCCGGGCGATGTTTTCCCGGAAGAGTTTCGTCACTGGTTATGTGCCGACCCGCGCATTGGGCCACTCTTTGAAGAGATGCACGCCGACCTGTTCCGCGCCGATTACTGGCGAGCGCTACAAAACCGTATCCGTGAAGGGCACGTGGAAGATGTTTATGCGTATCGGCGCAGGCAGCGGTTTAGCGTGCGATTCGTATAA
- the iclR gene encoding glyoxylate bypass operon transcriptional repressor IclR, with amino-acid sequence MVAPIPAKRGRKPAVATAPATGQVQSLTRGLKLLEWIAESNGSVALTELAQQAGLPNSTTHRLLTTMQQQGFVRQVGELGHWAIGAHAFMVGSSFLQSRNLLAIVHPILRNLMEESGETVNMAVLDHSDHEAIIIDQVQCTHLMRMSAPIGGKLPMHASGAGKAFLAQLSEEQVTKLLHRKGLHAYTHATLVSPVHLKEDLAQTRKRGYSFDDEEHALGLRCLAACIFDEHREPFAAISISGPISRITDDRVTEFGAMVIKAAKEVTLAYGGMR; translated from the coding sequence ATGGTCGCACCCATTCCCGCAAAACGCGGCAGAAAACCCGCCGTTGCCACCGCACCCGCGACTGGACAGGTTCAGTCTTTAACGCGTGGGCTGAAATTACTGGAGTGGATTGCCGAATCCAATGGCAGTGTGGCACTAACGGAACTGGCTCAGCAAGCCGGATTACCCAACTCCACTACTCACCGCCTGCTAACCACGATGCAACAACAGGGCTTTGTCCGTCAGGTTGGCGAACTGGGTCACTGGGCGATCGGCGCACATGCTTTTATGGTCGGCAGCAGCTTTCTCCAGAGCCGTAATTTGTTAGCCATTGTCCATCCTATTCTGCGCAATCTGATGGAAGAGTCTGGCGAAACAGTAAATATGGCGGTGCTGGATCATAGCGATCACGAAGCGATTATTATCGACCAGGTACAGTGTACGCATCTGATGCGTATGTCAGCCCCTATCGGCGGTAAGTTACCGATGCATGCCTCTGGTGCCGGTAAAGCCTTTTTAGCCCAACTGAGCGAAGAACAGGTGACGAAACTGCTGCATCGCAAAGGGTTACATGCCTATACCCACGCGACGCTGGTGTCTCCTGTGCATTTAAAAGAGGACCTCGCCCAGACGCGTAAACGTGGCTATTCATTTGACGATGAAGAACATGCGTTGGGGCTACGTTGCCTTGCAGCGTGTATTTTCGATGAACACCGCGAACCATTTGCCGCAATTTCGATTTCCGGGCCGATTTCACGTATTACCGATGATCGCGTAACCGAGTTTGGCGCGATGGTGATTAAAGCGGCGAAGGAAGTCACGCTGGCGTATGGCGGTATGCGGTGA